The Mycolicibacterium insubricum DNA segment GATGGTGGCCAGGCCGTGCTCGACCGTGCGGTCGGCGGTCACGTTCATCACCTCCGACCCGTAGCGCAGGGTGCCCAGCTTGTCCGGGGTGGCGAACGAGGTGCCGGCGTAGGCCGCCTCGTAGCCGATGGCCCGGTCGTATTCGGTTGCATGCCCGATGGATTCGTGGATGGTCAGCCACAGGTTGGTGGGGTCGATGACCAGGTCGGTGGGCCCGGGGGTGACCGAGGGTGCCTTGGTCTTCTCGGCGAGGTACTCGGGCAGCCGTGCCAGTTCGGTACTCCAGTCCCAGACGTCGTCGCCGGCCAGTGCCTCCCAGCCGCGGCCCATCGGCGGGGCCAGGGTGCGCATCGATTCGAAGTGCCCGGCGGCGGCGTCGACGGCGACGGCCTCCAGCGTCGGCATCACCCGCACCCGCTGCTGGGTGATCGACGAGCCGAACGTGTCGGCGTAGAAGACCTGCTCCTTGACCGCGTTGAGCCCGGCCGAGACGTGGTCGACGCCGTCGGCGGCCAGCAGTCGCTCCGAGTACTCGCCGAGCACCGCGATCTTGTCACCGGTGGGGATCACGAACGGGTCGATGCCGTAGCTCGACACCCACTGCACACCGGCATAGACGGGTTCGTCGGCCAGCTCGATGGCTTCGGCGTTGAGCGCGGCCAGGGTGTTGGCGACCTCGACCGCGCGCCGGGCGGTGGCGGCGGCGACGTCGACGCTCAACTCGGCGTGTGAGGCGAAGCCCCAGGTGCCGGCGACGATCACCCGGACCGCCAGGCCCAGTTCGCGGGTGAGCACCGAGCTCTCCAATTCGCCGTCGCGCAACTGGATGATCTCGGTGCTGATGCGGTGCACCCGCAGGTCGGCGTAGCTGGCCCCGGCGGCCACCGCCGCCGACAGGGCGGCGTCGGCCAGTTCCACCCGGGGCAGCGACAGGAACTCGGCGTCGACGGCGTTCACGTTGAGCTACCGTAGCGGCCCGGCCGCGCCCTGTGCCGGACATCCGCGCGGTTTAATGGCCTCATGTCCCGGCGGCGCGACACCACGCTCGGCTATGCGCTGTTGGCGCCGAGCCTGTTCGGGGTGCTGGTGTTCCTGCTGCTGCCGATGTTGGTGGTGATCTGGCTGAGTTTCCGCAGTTGGGACCTGCTGGGGCCGATCGGCTATGTGGGGACCGACAATTGGCGTTCGGTGTTGACCGATGCGTCGTTCGGGAATTCCCTGCTGGTCACCTTGGCATTCATCGCCCTGGTGGTGCCGGTGCAGATCGTGCTGGGGATGGCGCTGGCGGCGCTGCTGGCCCGCGACCTGCCCGGCAGCGGTTTCTTCCGCACGGTGTACGTGCTGCCGTGGATCTGCGCGCCGCTGGCCATCGCCGTGCTGTGGCGGTGGATCCTGGCGCCGACCGACGGCGCGGTGGCGACGGTGCTGGGCCGTCACGTCGAGTGGTTGACCGACCCGGGGTTGGCGTTGCCGGTGGTCTCGGCGGTGACGGTGTGGACCAACGTCGGTTATGTGGCGTTGTTCTTCCTGGCCGGGATGCTGTCGATTCCGCCCGCGGTGCACGACGCCGCCCGGATCGACGGTGCCACGTCCTGGCAGCGGTTCTGGCGGATCACCCTGCCGATGCTGCGCCCCACCCTGTTCTTCGTCGCCGTGACCGGGGTGATCAGCGCCGCGCAGATCTTCGACACCGTGTACGCGCTGACCGGCGGTGGGCCGGCCGGGCGCACCGACCTGGTCGCGCACCGCATCTATGCCGAGGCGTTCGGCAACGCCGCGATCGGGCGGGCCGCGGTGATGGCCATCGTGTTGTTCGTGTTGTTGGTCGGCGTCACCGTCGTCCAGCAGCTCTATTTCCGCCGCCGGATCAGCTATGACCTGCACTGAGTCCCGGGCGCTGCGCCGCGGTGGCGTGTACCTGCTGTTGGCGGCCGCGGCCGTCATCACCCTGGTGCCGTTCGCGCTGGGTCTGGTGACGTCGTTGACGTCGGCGAGTCAGTTCGCCACCTCGGCCGGCCTGGCGCTGCCCGCACCGCCGACGGTGCAGAATTACGCGGCGCTCTCGGGTGCGGGGTTCGGCCGGGCGGCGGTGGTCACCGCGCTGATGACGGCGGTGATCCTGGTGGGTCAGTTGACGTCGTCGGTGGCGGCGGCGTATGCGTTCGCGCGGTTGAGTTTTCCCGGCCGGGACGCGCTGTTCTGGGTGTACTTGGCGACGTTGATGGTGCCGGCCACGGTGACCGTGGTGCCGCTGTATCTGATGATGGCGTCGCTGGGGCTGCGGAACACCTTCTGGGCTTTGGTGCTGCCGTTCGTCTTCGGTTCGCCGTATGCGATCTTCCTGCTGCGGGAGCATTTTCGCGGTATCCCGCGGGATCTGGAGCGCGCGGCGCGGCTCGACGGGGCCAACACCCTCGACGTGCTGGTGCATGTGATCATCCCGGCGAGTCGCCCGGTGCTGGTGACGTTGACGTTGATCACCGTGGTGTCGCAATGGAATTCGTTCATGTGGCCGCTGGTGATCACCAGCGGCGGCAAGTGGCGGGTGCTGACGGTGGCCACCGCGGGCCTGCAGTCGCAGTACAACGCACAGTGGCCGCTGGTGATGGCGGCCACCACCGTCGCGATGCTCCCGTTGCTGGTGCTGTTCGTGGTGTTTCAGCGTCACATCGTGAAATCCATTGTGCTGACGGGCCTAAAATGAGGCTGCGGTTTTCGACGTACGCGGCGCTGGTGATGGGACTGGTGTTGGTGCTGCTGCTGTCGGCGGCGGTGCTGCTGGGCCGCGAACCCGGTCCGTCGGACCGCACGGTGTTGACGCTGCGGCTGTGGGATCCGCAGATCGGTGCGGCCTACCGCAAGTCGCTGGATGCGTTCACCGCCGCGAATCCCGACATCGAGGTCCGCATCGACACGGTCGCCTACGCCGGGTATTTCGACTCGCTGCGCGCCGACGTCGCCGGGCACAGCGCCGATGACGTGTTCTGGCTCAACAGCAGTTATCTGGCGCCGTATGCCGACAGCGGGCGGCTGCTGCCGATCGAGGCCGACCCGGACTGGGAGCCCAGCGTCGTCGGACAGTTCACCCGCGGCGGCACGCTGTGGGGGGTACCGCAGCTCACCGACGCCGGCATCGCGCTGTACTACAACCGCGATCTGCTGGCCGCCGCCGGCGTGGGTCCCGACGATCTGGCCGACCTGCGCTGGGGCACCGACGCCGACACCCTGCGACCGCTGCTGGCCCGGCTGACCGTCGATACCGTGGGCCGCAGTGCCGCCGATCCCGGCTTCGATGCCGGGCGCACCCGGACGTGGGGCTACAACGCGGCCAACGACCTGCAGGCGATCAACCTGAACTACCTGGCGTCGGCGGGCGGGCGCTTGGTCACCGAGGACGCGTTCACCTTCGACAGTCCGGCCGGGCGCACGGCGTTCGGCTATCTGGTCGCACTGATCAATACCGACCGGGTCGCCCCTCCCGCGTCGGCCACCAACAACAACGGCGATTTCTCCCGGAATCAGTTCCTGGCCGGGAAGATGGCGCTGTTCCAGTCCGGGACCTACAACCTGGCGATGATCGCCGGGTCGGCCGACTTCGGTTGGGGTATCGCCCCGATGCCCGCCGGCCCGCAAGGCCGGGTCA contains these protein-coding regions:
- a CDS encoding TldD/PmbA family protein yields the protein MNAVDAEFLSLPRVELADAALSAAVAAGASYADLRVHRISTEIIQLRDGELESSVLTRELGLAVRVIVAGTWGFASHAELSVDVAAATARRAVEVANTLAALNAEAIELADEPVYAGVQWVSSYGIDPFVIPTGDKIAVLGEYSERLLAADGVDHVSAGLNAVKEQVFYADTFGSSITQQRVRVMPTLEAVAVDAAAGHFESMRTLAPPMGRGWEALAGDDVWDWSTELARLPEYLAEKTKAPSVTPGPTDLVIDPTNLWLTIHESIGHATEYDRAIGYEAAYAGTSFATPDKLGTLRYGSEVMNVTADRTVEHGLATIGFDDEGVAAQSWDLVRDGIFVGYQLDRVFAPRLGKTRSNGCSYADSPHHVPIQRMANVSLAPAPEDISTDDLVSRVDDGIYIVGDKSWSIDMQRYNFQFTGQRFYRIRDGRLAGQVRDVAYQATTTDFWNAMEAVGGPGTWRLGGAFNCGKAQPGQVAAVSHGCPSALFRGINVLNTVTEAGHR
- a CDS encoding carbohydrate ABC transporter permease, with product MTCTESRALRRGGVYLLLAAAAVITLVPFALGLVTSLTSASQFATSAGLALPAPPTVQNYAALSGAGFGRAAVVTALMTAVILVGQLTSSVAAAYAFARLSFPGRDALFWVYLATLMVPATVTVVPLYLMMASLGLRNTFWALVLPFVFGSPYAIFLLREHFRGIPRDLERAARLDGANTLDVLVHVIIPASRPVLVTLTLITVVSQWNSFMWPLVITSGGKWRVLTVATAGLQSQYNAQWPLVMAATTVAMLPLLVLFVVFQRHIVKSIVLTGLK
- a CDS encoding ABC transporter substrate-binding protein; this translates as MRLRFSTYAALVMGLVLVLLLSAAVLLGREPGPSDRTVLTLRLWDPQIGAAYRKSLDAFTAANPDIEVRIDTVAYAGYFDSLRADVAGHSADDVFWLNSSYLAPYADSGRLLPIEADPDWEPSVVGQFTRGGTLWGVPQLTDAGIALYYNRDLLAAAGVGPDDLADLRWGTDADTLRPLLARLTVDTVGRSAADPGFDAGRTRTWGYNAANDLQAINLNYLASAGGRLVTEDAFTFDSPAGRTAFGYLVALINTDRVAPPASATNNNGDFSRNQFLAGKMALFQSGTYNLAMIAGSADFGWGIAPMPAGPQGRVSVTNGIVAAGNAATAHPEQVRRLLAWLGSAEANAYLGADGVAIPAVRSAQHGYLQYWAGRGVDVAPFFDVLAGPHAEVPAGAGVPAGLAAIKPFFDEMFLGRLPVDTALARAQAATAR
- a CDS encoding carbohydrate ABC transporter permease — its product is MSRRRDTTLGYALLAPSLFGVLVFLLLPMLVVIWLSFRSWDLLGPIGYVGTDNWRSVLTDASFGNSLLVTLAFIALVVPVQIVLGMALAALLARDLPGSGFFRTVYVLPWICAPLAIAVLWRWILAPTDGAVATVLGRHVEWLTDPGLALPVVSAVTVWTNVGYVALFFLAGMLSIPPAVHDAARIDGATSWQRFWRITLPMLRPTLFFVAVTGVISAAQIFDTVYALTGGGPAGRTDLVAHRIYAEAFGNAAIGRAAVMAIVLFVLLVGVTVVQQLYFRRRISYDLH